Proteins encoded by one window of bacterium:
- a CDS encoding glycosyltransferase, giving the protein MSERILLVTMTLGRWGETNGVEYTYRNLLPFFQAAGLGVDVVTYGPADSEERDGSLTFHVRRPRLPLGVDQDLKVDVTLLFSSFSKALTRTRYSIVQSGTPCPLGIAATIAARRSRCPLINVYHTALDRFAGARVARSLGGAVGAAVRRSVAWGEGLYFNHSDLILAPTPSVRDSLARRFRPPVEVLSRGIDAEKFSPARRRNPENPLPVALFVGRLTSEKNPELLVRIFAERPRVHLKVVGDGGLLPELRRSLPAAEFTGKLTGEALYDAYAGADFFVFPSRTDAFGNVVLQAMSSGLPVVVTDSLGPREQVRHGVNGFIAAGDEEFARAVDSLVADSALRRSMGLAARQFAETRRWEQVFRQLMEHYSTAGRLYAARPQTA; this is encoded by the coding sequence ATGAGCGAGCGTATCCTTCTGGTGACCATGACTCTGGGCCGCTGGGGCGAGACCAACGGCGTGGAGTACACCTACCGCAACCTGCTGCCCTTTTTCCAGGCGGCCGGGTTGGGTGTGGACGTTGTCACCTACGGGCCAGCGGACAGCGAGGAGCGGGACGGCTCGCTCACCTTCCACGTGCGCCGTCCGCGCCTGCCCCTGGGCGTGGACCAGGACCTGAAAGTGGATGTGACCCTGCTTTTTTCCTCGTTCTCCAAGGCGCTCACCCGCACCCGCTACTCGATAGTCCAGAGCGGCACTCCCTGCCCGCTGGGGATCGCGGCCACCATCGCCGCGCGGCGCTCGCGCTGCCCGCTTATCAACGTATACCACACCGCCCTGGACCGTTTCGCCGGGGCGCGGGTGGCCCGCAGCCTGGGCGGGGCCGTGGGTGCTGCGGTGCGGCGCTCGGTCGCCTGGGGCGAGGGGCTCTATTTCAACCACTCCGACCTGATCCTCGCCCCCACGCCCAGCGTGCGCGACAGCCTGGCGCGACGGTTCCGCCCGCCGGTGGAGGTGCTCTCGCGCGGGATCGACGCCGAAAAATTCAGCCCCGCGCGGCGGCGTAACCCGGAAAACCCTCTGCCCGTGGCTCTGTTCGTGGGCCGCCTGACCTCGGAGAAAAACCCGGAGCTGCTGGTGCGTATCTTTGCCGAACGGCCGCGGGTGCATCTCAAGGTGGTGGGTGACGGCGGCCTGCTGCCAGAGCTGAGGCGCAGTCTGCCCGCGGCCGAGTTTACCGGCAAGCTGACCGGGGAGGCTCTCTACGACGCCTACGCCGGGGCGGATTTCTTCGTGTTTCCCTCCCGGACTGACGCTTTCGGCAACGTGGTCCTGCAGGCGATGAGCTCCGGCCTGCCGGTGGTGGTCACCGACAGCCTGGGCCCGCGCGAGCAGGTCCGCCACGGGGTCAACGGTTTCATCGCCGCCGGGGATGAGGAATTCGCCCGCGCGGTTGACAGCCTGGTTGCGGACAGCGCCCTGCGACGCAGCATGGGCCTGGCCGCGCGCCAGTTTGCCGAGACCCGGCGCTGGGAACAGGTGTTCAGACAGCTCATGGAGCACTACTCCACGGCCGGACGCCTTTACGCCGCCCGCCCGCAAACGGCCTGA
- a CDS encoding ABC transporter permease yields MSMLGNYFKVALRNLLRHKVYSAINILSLALGMAGCMIIAPQVIYHFSFDRFNHNYDRICRVLLHLDFPGQIPTTNCGSFGWVGRDLKREFPEVENFARIYYNPDGAVKVRVGEKEIESWSFCYSENSLFDLFSFPFEEGDPASALSEPTSLVLTRRMATRLFGDSAAMGRTVTLNGSEEFKVTGVLKDLPGNSHLHFDLLAPLTSRWPLETLESYRALPDFYTYLLLAPGADSRALERKISAAGLLNKIQIHGVSISGGIRFELQPLSRVHLYSSHIEYDNLHWRKADITYTLIFIAVALLMLVVACINFINLATARSAQRSREVGVRKVVGANRSQLVRQFLCESVLVSLVAVLAAQVLIELSRPLLEDNLISGPDIPFTGGWSLFLLMTLVTVGVGLLAGWYPALFLSLPRPQEVLKGSGVGKVKGLLLRRALVVVQFAAAIFLIVCSLFILKQLRWVRSQNLGYDRTGVLTVQMSPALRPRYESVRSELLATGVVEGVCAAGISPLGKGIAGAIMHFEGQNPGELWLTRYISVDPAFIPFFGLQITEGRAFSDEMGADTSGVYVINETLKKKLGWDKAVGKTFWLDSKAGAGLGYIKTEPGRVIGVVKDFHFNSLHTPIEPLAMVYRPSDFYYVQLRLKPEHMSDGTEFLERTWKRLDPASAFSYWRLDGDLEWQYNDDRLAGQMVTGFTVLCVLIACLGLLGLVAMAAERRTKEIGVRKVLGASVGDIILLLSREFLALLGVAILIAWPAAWWVMRRWLESFAYRTSLDWWTFALAGVIALAVAAATVSFQATRAASADPVRSLRYE; encoded by the coding sequence ATGTCGATGCTGGGCAACTATTTCAAGGTGGCGCTGCGCAACCTCCTGCGGCACAAGGTCTACTCGGCGATCAATATCCTGAGCCTGGCCCTGGGCATGGCCGGTTGCATGATAATCGCCCCGCAGGTGATCTACCACTTCTCCTTCGACCGGTTCAACCACAACTACGACCGTATCTGCCGGGTGCTCCTGCACCTGGATTTCCCCGGTCAGATACCCACGACCAACTGCGGCTCGTTCGGCTGGGTGGGGCGGGACCTGAAACGCGAATTCCCGGAGGTCGAAAACTTCGCCCGGATATACTACAATCCGGACGGGGCGGTGAAAGTCCGGGTGGGGGAAAAGGAGATCGAAAGCTGGTCTTTCTGCTACAGCGAGAACTCCCTGTTCGACCTGTTCAGCTTCCCGTTCGAGGAGGGCGACCCGGCCAGCGCCCTGTCGGAGCCCACCAGCCTGGTGCTGACCCGCCGGATGGCGACCCGGCTGTTCGGCGACAGCGCAGCGATGGGCCGCACCGTGACCCTTAACGGCAGCGAGGAGTTCAAGGTGACAGGCGTGCTGAAAGACCTGCCCGGAAACTCGCACCTGCATTTTGACCTGCTGGCCCCGCTCACCAGTCGCTGGCCGCTCGAAACCCTCGAGAGCTACCGCGCCCTGCCCGACTTCTACACTTACCTGCTTCTCGCTCCGGGCGCAGATTCACGGGCGCTGGAGCGGAAAATCTCCGCCGCCGGCCTGCTGAATAAAATCCAGATACACGGGGTCTCGATCTCAGGTGGCATCCGGTTCGAGCTGCAGCCCCTGAGCCGGGTGCATCTCTATTCCAGCCACATCGAATACGACAACCTGCACTGGCGTAAGGCCGACATCACCTACACCCTCATCTTTATAGCCGTGGCCCTCTTGATGCTGGTGGTGGCCTGCATCAATTTCATCAACCTGGCCACGGCCCGTTCGGCCCAGCGCTCGCGCGAGGTAGGGGTGCGCAAAGTGGTGGGGGCCAACCGCTCACAACTGGTGCGCCAGTTCCTCTGCGAGTCCGTGCTGGTCAGCCTGGTAGCCGTGCTGGCCGCCCAGGTGCTGATCGAGCTGAGCCGGCCCCTGCTGGAGGACAACCTGATCAGCGGCCCGGATATCCCTTTCACCGGCGGCTGGAGTCTGTTCCTGCTGATGACCCTGGTGACAGTGGGAGTGGGGCTGCTCGCCGGCTGGTACCCGGCCCTGTTCCTGTCGCTGCCGCGGCCGCAGGAGGTGCTCAAAGGCTCGGGTGTGGGGAAAGTCAAAGGCCTGCTGCTGCGCCGGGCCCTGGTGGTGGTGCAGTTCGCGGCCGCGATTTTCCTGATCGTCTGCAGCCTGTTCATCCTCAAACAACTGCGCTGGGTCCGCAGCCAAAACCTGGGCTACGACCGCACGGGGGTGCTGACTGTGCAGATGAGTCCGGCGCTGCGGCCGCGCTACGAATCCGTGCGCAGCGAGCTGCTGGCCACGGGCGTGGTCGAGGGGGTCTGCGCCGCGGGTATCTCGCCCCTGGGCAAGGGCATCGCCGGCGCGATCATGCATTTCGAGGGCCAGAACCCGGGCGAGCTGTGGCTGACCCGCTACATCTCGGTTGACCCGGCGTTCATCCCGTTCTTCGGGCTGCAGATCACCGAGGGGCGGGCCTTTTCGGATGAAATGGGCGCGGACACGAGCGGCGTCTATGTCATCAACGAGACCCTGAAAAAGAAACTGGGCTGGGACAAGGCGGTGGGGAAAACGTTCTGGCTGGACTCCAAGGCCGGGGCCGGTCTGGGGTATATCAAAACCGAGCCCGGCCGGGTGATCGGGGTAGTGAAGGATTTCCACTTCAACTCACTGCACACTCCCATCGAGCCGCTGGCCATGGTCTATCGTCCCTCCGATTTCTATTACGTGCAGTTGCGCCTCAAACCGGAACACATGTCCGATGGGACGGAATTCCTCGAGCGCACCTGGAAGCGTCTGGACCCGGCCAGCGCATTTTCGTACTGGCGCCTGGACGGCGACCTCGAATGGCAGTACAACGATGACCGGCTGGCCGGACAGATGGTGACCGGTTTCACGGTGCTGTGCGTGCTGATCGCCTGCCTGGGCCTGCTGGGTCTGGTGGCGATGGCCGCGGAGCGGCGCACCAAGGAGATCGGGGTGCGCAAGGTGCTGGGGGCCTCGGTGGGTGATATAATCCTGCTGTTGTCGCGGGAGTTCCTGGCCCTGCTGGGTGTGGCGATCCTGATCGCCTGGCCTGCGGCCTGGTGGGTGATGCGGCGCTGGCTGGAGAGTTTCGCCTACCGGACCAGCCTGGACTGGTGGACTTTCGCCCTGGCCGGAGTGATCGCCCTGGCCGTGGCCGCGGCCACAGTCAGTTTCCAGGCCACGCGGGCCGCCAGCGCCGACCCGGTGCGCTCGCTGCGCTACGAGTAG
- a CDS encoding PHP domain-containing protein, with protein sequence MSHYAEMLVSEDRGEELHARGFKSADLHVHSHHSPCVPGSPALSPRELYRLARRSGLDFIAITDHDNIESHSDLAGCEGFVPGVEIKIKDRERVGHTLHINVYELDRYDFVELESIAGADSPDLEAFVTYCRGRNLPYVYNHPFWFEPSDERVNLKAIPGIIREYFPVVEYNMHRVRRKNLLAAALADRFERGIVVNTDTHIGDVGRVRSLARGETFREFYDSLARREAFLVNADLSLKNLLQEGRQYLTLFRSMPPSEVFEFLSRGALKDYPALARFIRSAYDRVTGRSTPQWVGRWLYSPDPYAFFIWLYVTFENTHGRLMRRELAPSLARA encoded by the coding sequence GTGTCGCATTACGCCGAAATGCTGGTTTCCGAGGACCGGGGCGAGGAGCTTCACGCCCGGGGCTTCAAGTCCGCCGACCTTCACGTGCACAGCCACCACAGCCCCTGCGTGCCCGGCTCGCCCGCGCTCTCCCCGCGCGAGCTTTACCGGCTCGCCCGAAGAAGCGGCCTCGATTTCATCGCCATCACCGACCACGACAACATCGAGTCCCACTCCGACCTGGCCGGCTGCGAGGGCTTTGTCCCGGGCGTGGAGATCAAGATCAAGGACCGCGAGCGGGTCGGACATACCCTGCATATCAATGTCTACGAGCTCGACCGCTACGATTTCGTGGAGCTGGAATCCATCGCCGGCGCGGACAGCCCAGACCTGGAGGCTTTCGTCACCTACTGCCGCGGCCGCAACCTGCCCTATGTCTACAACCACCCGTTCTGGTTCGAGCCCTCGGACGAGCGGGTCAACCTCAAGGCCATCCCCGGGATCATCCGCGAGTATTTCCCGGTGGTGGAGTACAACATGCACCGGGTGCGGCGCAAGAACCTGCTGGCCGCCGCCCTGGCCGACCGTTTCGAGCGCGGGATCGTGGTCAACACCGATACGCACATCGGGGACGTGGGCCGGGTGCGCAGCCTGGCCCGGGGCGAGACTTTCCGGGAGTTCTACGACAGCCTCGCGCGGCGGGAGGCGTTCCTGGTCAACGCGGACCTGAGCCTGAAGAACCTGCTCCAGGAGGGCCGTCAGTACCTCACCCTGTTCCGCAGCATGCCGCCGTCGGAGGTGTTCGAGTTCCTCAGCCGCGGCGCGCTCAAGGATTACCCGGCCCTGGCGCGCTTTATCCGCAGCGCCTACGACCGGGTTACGGGTCGCTCCACACCGCAGTGGGTCGGACGCTGGCTGTACTCGCCCGATCCGTACGCCTTCTTCATCTGGCTGTATGTCACTTTCGAGAACACCCACGGCCGCCTGATGCGCCGCGAGCTGGCGCCGTCGCTGGCCCGGGCCTGA
- the mprF gene encoding bifunctional lysylphosphatidylglycerol flippase/synthetase MprF — MKKISGLIALTVFSVALWLLFHELQHYHYHQIARAAHAIPNARIALALGLTLLNYLLLTGYDSLAFRYIGQRLSYREIGPASFFAYSISNNLGFSLFSGAAVRYHFYSACGVSAGNISRVVAFCSLTFWAGYTAISGTTFLLSSPPVDGLLQGHALWLRPLGALLLTLPAAYLILCRRHRGPVRFKRLEFALPEVSVAALQLLVGAADIVLTSLVLFVLLPPELHLSYPGFLATFNLALIAGLLSYVPGGLGVFETTVLLLLPSEAKNSAVVGALLAFRVIYYLLPLIAASASITGIELYSRRHTVGRVARQAGGVVSFLLPHFLAATTFLGGVVLLFSGATPTIHHRLIRLIQYLPLSVIEVSHFLSSLAGAALLILARGIQRRLDSAWQVSLALLLLGALWSLLKGLDYEEATLLLLFCLLLWSSRGQFFRKASLASERFTPGWIVLVCVTLAGVVWVGMFSYKHVEYSHDLWWHWALYGDASRSMRAALGAAVITVLFGLARLLQPTPASPRMPGAEELLRVRDIVDKSPDTRACLALLGDKSLLFSGSGQSFLMYGVSRRSWVALGGPVGRPEEARELVWNFREMSHLHGGWAVFYEVRPANLPLYLDLGLSLVKLGEEGLVPLEDFSVDGASHKSFRRYLNSVEREGGQFEIVPAGQVAQVLPELRAVSDSWLSLKHTGEKRFSLGFFDPRYLSLRPVAVVRREGRIVAFANLMYTDLKEELSVDLMRYGPEAPEGSMEYLFVRLMLWGREQGFERFNIGMAPLSGLEDRTLAPLWNQVGALLFHHGQHFYNFQGLRAYKEKFHPVWEPRYLATPGGLALPRVLTHLAELVGGDILRTLGRPAARRPGNGRPEDGSQA, encoded by the coding sequence ATGAAAAAGATTTCCGGGCTGATTGCACTCACTGTTTTCAGCGTGGCGCTCTGGCTATTGTTCCACGAGCTCCAGCACTACCATTACCACCAGATCGCCCGGGCGGCGCACGCCATCCCGAACGCGCGGATCGCGCTGGCCCTAGGCCTGACCCTGCTGAATTATCTGCTCCTTACCGGCTACGACAGCCTGGCTTTCCGCTACATCGGGCAGCGCCTGAGCTACCGCGAGATCGGCCCGGCCTCGTTCTTCGCCTATTCCATCAGCAACAACCTGGGCTTTTCCCTTTTCAGTGGGGCGGCGGTCCGCTACCATTTCTACTCGGCCTGCGGAGTGTCGGCCGGGAACATCTCGCGGGTCGTGGCGTTCTGCTCGCTCACTTTCTGGGCCGGTTACACGGCGATCAGCGGCACGACTTTCCTGCTCAGCTCTCCGCCGGTTGACGGACTCCTCCAGGGACACGCCCTCTGGCTGCGTCCCCTGGGGGCCCTGCTGCTGACTCTGCCCGCGGCCTACCTGATCCTGTGCCGGCGGCATCGCGGCCCGGTCCGGTTCAAGCGTCTCGAATTCGCCCTGCCCGAGGTGTCCGTTGCGGCCCTGCAGTTGCTGGTCGGCGCGGCGGATATAGTCCTGACCTCCCTGGTGCTTTTTGTCCTTCTGCCGCCCGAGCTCCACCTCTCCTACCCCGGTTTCCTGGCCACGTTCAACCTGGCCCTGATCGCCGGCCTGCTCAGTTACGTCCCGGGTGGACTGGGCGTGTTCGAGACCACGGTCCTGCTGCTGCTGCCCTCCGAGGCCAAGAACAGCGCCGTGGTGGGCGCACTGCTGGCTTTCCGGGTGATCTACTACCTGTTGCCCCTGATCGCCGCCTCGGCCTCGATCACCGGGATCGAGCTCTACAGCCGCCGTCACACGGTGGGACGGGTGGCGCGCCAGGCCGGTGGGGTGGTCAGCTTCCTGCTGCCCCATTTCCTGGCCGCCACCACCTTTTTGGGTGGAGTGGTGCTGCTGTTCTCCGGGGCCACTCCCACGATCCACCACCGCCTGATCCGCCTGATCCAGTACCTGCCGCTGAGCGTGATCGAGGTCTCACATTTCCTATCCAGCCTGGCCGGGGCGGCCCTGCTCATTCTGGCCCGCGGCATCCAGCGGCGGCTGGACTCGGCCTGGCAGGTGAGCCTCGCCCTGCTGCTGCTCGGGGCGCTCTGGTCGCTGCTCAAGGGCCTCGACTACGAGGAGGCCACGCTGCTGCTGCTGTTCTGCCTGTTGCTCTGGAGCAGCCGCGGCCAGTTTTTCCGCAAGGCTTCGCTTGCGAGCGAGCGTTTCACCCCCGGCTGGATCGTGCTGGTCTGTGTAACCCTGGCCGGCGTGGTCTGGGTCGGCATGTTCTCCTACAAGCACGTGGAATATTCCCACGACCTGTGGTGGCACTGGGCCCTGTACGGGGACGCCTCGCGCTCGATGCGGGCCGCCCTGGGCGCGGCGGTGATCACGGTGCTTTTCGGCCTGGCCCGTCTGCTGCAGCCGACGCCGGCCAGCCCCCGGATGCCGGGCGCGGAGGAATTGCTGCGGGTCCGCGACATAGTGGATAAAAGTCCCGACACGCGTGCCTGCCTGGCTCTGTTAGGGGACAAATCCCTGCTTTTCAGTGGGAGCGGCCAGTCGTTCCTGATGTACGGGGTGTCACGGAGGAGTTGGGTGGCGCTGGGCGGCCCGGTCGGGCGGCCGGAGGAGGCGCGCGAGCTGGTCTGGAATTTCCGCGAGATGTCACACCTTCACGGCGGCTGGGCGGTGTTCTACGAGGTGCGGCCCGCCAACCTTCCCTTGTATCTGGACCTCGGGCTGAGCCTGGTCAAGCTGGGTGAGGAGGGTTTAGTGCCGCTGGAGGATTTCTCGGTGGACGGGGCCAGTCACAAGAGTTTCCGGCGTTACCTCAACTCCGTGGAACGTGAGGGCGGGCAGTTCGAGATCGTGCCGGCCGGGCAGGTGGCGCAGGTCCTGCCCGAGCTGCGGGCCGTGTCGGACAGTTGGCTGAGTCTGAAACACACGGGCGAGAAAAGATTCTCACTGGGCTTTTTCGACCCGCGGTACCTGAGCCTCCGTCCGGTGGCGGTGGTCCGTCGCGAGGGACGGATCGTGGCTTTCGCCAATCTTATGTACACGGACCTGAAAGAAGAGTTATCGGTGGACCTGATGCGCTACGGACCTGAGGCCCCGGAGGGGTCGATGGAATACCTGTTCGTCCGGCTGATGCTCTGGGGCCGCGAGCAGGGGTTCGAGCGCTTCAACATCGGGATGGCCCCGCTGTCCGGGCTGGAGGACCGCACCCTGGCCCCGCTCTGGAACCAGGTGGGGGCGTTGCTGTTCCACCACGGGCAGCATTTCTACAATTTCCAGGGCTTGCGCGCGTATAAAGAGAAGTTCCATCCGGTCTGGGAGCCGCGTTATCTGGCCACCCCCGGAGGCCTGGCCTTACCGCGCGTGCTGACCCACCTGGCCGAGCTGGTGGGCGGCGATATCCTGCGCACCCTGGGCCGTCCCGCCGCCCGCCGTCCGGGCAACGGCAGGCCGGAGGATGGCTCACAAGCCTGA